A genomic segment from Pseudomonas mendocina encodes:
- a CDS encoding glucokinase — MKLALVGDIGGTNARFALWRDDHLEAVQVLATADFPGPEQAIMAYLQAQGLPLGAIGSVCLACAGPVSGDLFRFTNNHWRIDRTAFCQALQVDELLMINDFFAMALGMTRLAEHERIPVCEGQAQAERPVLVIGAGTGLGVGTLLEQADGRWLVLPGEGGHVDLPIGSPREAELWQILHRQLGHVRAEDVLSGNGLLALYRAICELDGQPRQHDTPAAITTAGLAGEPVAAEVLEQFSCWLGRVAGNNMLTLGARGGVYIVGGVVPRFAERFLTSGFAKSFRDKGCMSHYLDGVPVWLVTAEYPGLTGAGVALQQRAEAG, encoded by the coding sequence GTGAAACTGGCGCTGGTCGGCGACATCGGTGGAACCAACGCACGCTTCGCCCTGTGGCGTGACGATCATCTGGAGGCGGTACAGGTGCTGGCGACCGCCGATTTTCCCGGGCCGGAGCAGGCCATCATGGCCTATCTGCAGGCCCAGGGCCTGCCGTTGGGGGCGATAGGCTCGGTGTGCCTGGCCTGCGCTGGGCCGGTCAGCGGTGACCTGTTCCGGTTTACCAACAACCATTGGCGCATCGATCGCACAGCCTTCTGCCAGGCGTTGCAGGTCGACGAGCTGCTGATGATCAACGATTTCTTCGCCATGGCGTTGGGCATGACCCGCCTGGCCGAGCACGAGCGGATACCAGTGTGCGAGGGCCAGGCGCAGGCAGAGCGGCCGGTGCTGGTGATCGGCGCCGGTACCGGTCTGGGCGTCGGTACGCTGCTGGAGCAGGCCGACGGCCGCTGGCTGGTGTTGCCAGGGGAGGGTGGGCATGTCGACCTGCCCATTGGCAGCCCGCGTGAAGCCGAGCTGTGGCAGATTCTCCATCGACAACTGGGGCACGTAAGGGCCGAAGACGTGCTCAGCGGCAATGGCTTGCTGGCGCTTTACCGCGCCATCTGCGAGCTGGACGGCCAGCCGCGGCAGCACGATACGCCGGCTGCGATCACGACTGCCGGCCTGGCGGGCGAGCCCGTCGCCGCCGAGGTGCTGGAGCAGTTCAGTTGCTGGCTCGGGCGCGTGGCCGGCAACAATATGCTGACGCTGGGCGCGCGTGGCGGGGTCTACATCGTCGGCGGCGTGGTACCGCGTTTTGCCGAGCGTTTTCTCACCAGCGGTTTTGCCAAGAGTTTCCGCGACAAGGGGTGCATGAGCCATTACCTTGACGGCGTGCCTGTGTGGCTGGTGACGGCCGAGTATCCAGGCCTGACCGGCGCCGGCGTGGCCTTGCAACAGAGGGCCGAGGCCGGTTAG